The Ignicoccus islandicus DSM 13165 sequence CTATAGTTAGCTTGTAAGCCTTGCCGGGGACGTAATAGTACTTACCTCCCTTCTCAGGAAGACCCTTAATTATTATCTTGTTTGGAGGTAGTCCTTTCGCATCTACGTGGCATTGAGTGCAAGTTAATGAAGGCGCTCCGTTGCTCATTGCAAAGGTTACAAGGGAGGCGAGGAGTACTACCGATAATACTTTGTATGCCTTCACGAACCCTCACGCTCATAAGGGAAGAGCATGCCCTCCATAAAAATTCGTTTCGTTTAAATCGTTTGAATGGTCGCTTAACGTAGTTTTCGCCTTGATTTTTCTATTTACCTCCCTCAAAACTTGTCTCGGGGTACGAAGTCTTGGTATTCATGACCGGGTTCGTTCTAATAGATCCGAACTACAGGCACGGCGAGAAAAGGGAGGAAGTGAAGAACTTCTTAAGCAACATCGGGTTTGAAATATATGAAACTAATACGGAACCCTATCTGGTCTATTACGTAGAAGGTAGAACAGTTAAGGATCTAGATGAATTATCCAAGTTAGCGACTTCCCATCCCGGCGTCCTCAAGGTTTACGTTTCTTACGGTTACCTAGGGGATAACGAGAAACTTGAGAGCTTAGAAGAGGCTTTGGAAAGAGGGGAAATAGCCGTAGGCGAAAGCCTCATTGAATATTTGAAGGAACTCATTGAAGAGCTGAGAGGCAAATAATTACTTTTCTTCCTTTTTGAAGAAGCTCAAGGACAGAACGCCGTATGGACATACCTCAACGCACCTTCCGCAATGGAAGCAGCGATAATCGTCGATGTCTTTATTTCTGTTTATGTAATCTACTATATCAATACTCATAGGACATGCCATGCTGCATAGGTTGCACCTAGTACACTTTTTCTCATTTACTATCCTTATTCTCAACGGACTGTATTTATTCATCACGAACCCGTAGAGCGCGCCTATAGGACAAACGAACCTGCACCAGAACCTCTTTATTTTGAATACTTTCTCAGCAATTACGTTGACTACTAGCGCGAAGAGAGTAGTGTACCCGTAAGCTATTATGGAACCAACGAACGCAGCTGGTACGTTTGCCAGGACGGCAACTACGAACGCTCCGAACTTAGTCGTTCCAGCAACTGGTGACATGTTCGTAAAGAACGGCATCGCAAAGACGTAGCTCAGTACTACGTAAGCTAAGGCGAAAGCTATCGGTACTACCTTCTCGAGAGTCGTAGCCTTGTGGAACCTTATTTGAGGGGGGTCCCTAGGCATGTTGAGTTTCTTTTCAAATATTGAGAATAGTAAGTCCATGGGGCAAACCCATCCGCAGAAGAACCTTCCTAGAACGCTGTAGAGGAAAACTACTACCAAGACAGCAATAACGGATTCTAAAGTGAAACCTCTTGAAGCAGCAAGGTACTCAATCCACGCTATCGGATCCATCATTGGATAGTAGAACGTTCCAACGTTCTTCAAACTAACGAAATAGGACACTAACGTTAACACGCCTAGTGCGATTGAAGTTATGCCGAGAGCATACGCTAATCTCTTTATCCTCTCGTCTTTAGTTACCATTTCCTCTGCGTAAAGTCCGAAGCTTATAGCAGCGGCAACTGCAGCAGTAGACCCGAGTACAACCAATAAGTTTTCAGTAATTAAGAACGTTACGACGGCCATTGCAAGGAATATTGCTGAGGCGTTCATGCTGAACTTCAGTAACCCCGCCCCCTCTTTACTTATTCTCCAGAGGTAACCCAGGTAGAGCGTACCTCCAAGTATGAAGGTAATCCAAGCAGCTATTCCCGTATAATTTAACACTTCCTTAGGCTCTTGCTTGGTTCCTACCCTTATGATAGCTGTTACGTCTAAACCCAATCCTGTGAACAAGGAGTAAAGGGCAAGTATTGCGCCTATAGTTGCTAGACTCCCCCCTATTAGCCCTAGGTATTTCACCTTACCAGATTCTTTACTTAGAGATAGAGTGGCCTTCCAGAAGTGATAGGATGCAATGACGAAGAACACGGAAAGAGCTAAGTCGAGTAAGGTCTTGCTCGAGGCGAAGCTACCTTCTATGAAGTAACCGTGGAACAACGCTTGGGTAGTAAATAACGTGAGGAGGGATAGCTGTAAGAACCTTCGCAAGAAGGTGTACTTACCTCTAGGTGGCCTACCCTTCAAACTCTTTTTCAATTTCTCTATATTGATCATTCCCTTCCCCTCAGAACTCGCTAACTATCTTCTCCTTAATTAGACCCCTCTTATTGATAATGTAATCGGCGTTAATCGTGTATCTCCACGTTGCTTTCTCTGGGTCCTCGTTTTCTATCTTTTTAATCAATTTAGTGTATTCCTCGTAACTCATGCCCGTGTTCTTGAAGTTCTTCACTCTTTCTTCATATACTTCCTTAGGATACACGTGTATGGCAGCCCCTACTACTGGACAAGCTGGAATGCATTGACCACAACCGGTGCACCTTTCCGGTATGACTTCGGTGTGTACTCCGAACTCGTTGAAGGTGAACTTGAAGACTTCGCTACCGTAGGGGCAAGCCTTCGCGCAACTGTAACAGTCGCCGCTGTTCCATGCCCAGCATAGGTCAGGGTCGATCAGAGCAATTCCCATTTTGACTTTCTTTGGTTCTATTTCCTCTAGGGCTCCGGTCGGACAAGCTTTCGCACAGCTCATACATAGAGTACATGGGTAGTCCATTAGGTTCCACACAATTGGAACGCCGACCTTCTTAGAGCCGTCCTTTATGGTACCTAATCGTATTGTATGGTTTCCGTCCCTCATGCACGCGAAGTAACAGAGGCTACATCTGATACATCTTTCAGTTAACTTGAAGGCGCCTGGGGGTTCTAACTCGAACCTATCTTCGTGGTAGGGCTTCATGTACACGAGCGGCTTATCTGGGAGTACAGGATTAGCCGCATACCTCTTACCGTCTTTTTCAATTACATAACCCAAGGCTTTGTACATTTCATACCTATCGTTTTTCTCTAAAATAAATGGTTCGTACCAAACTTTCGGCACTTTCTTCTCTTCCTTATTTAAGGAGTATATTACGGGTGGGGAGAGGAGCGCCAGAGCTGATGCAGCAATAATACCCTTAAGGAACCTTCTCCTATTATTAGCATCCCCCACTACTTTTACCCGGTAAGTTAACGTGTCAAGAGGTAAATATTGAGCCGGTAAAAGAACGTAACCCTTAGACCTTGCGAGACGGAAGTATGAAGTAAAGCTTACCGCTTTCTTCTTTAGGACCTTTAGGCGTTCCCAGAACTCCTTCCCTCACTTTTTCTCTAATTGGATCGTTAGGATCGTCTAGGTCACCGAACATTCTAGCTCCCGTTGGACACGTTTCCACGCACGCTGGTTTCTGGCCTTTAGTTATTCTATGATAGCAGAATGTACATTTATCTACAGTGTAGCTGCTTGGATCCACGCTCCTCGCACCGTATGGACACGCTACAATGCACGCACCGCAGAGAATGCATTTCTCTTTATTAACTAAGACTATTCCCTCTTTCGTTTGGTAGGTCGCGGCCGTTGGGCAAACTGATACGCATGGAGCGTCGTCGCAATGGACGCACATTTTGTGCCACAGTAACACGTTTACGTTTGGGTATTCCCCTTCTTCTACCCTAACTATCTTCGTTCGTGGTTCGAACAGATTCAGTATTTCGGGATTGCCCTTAGCTTCTTTGAGTATCTCCTTGAGGGGTCGTCCTTTGTATAGTTTTATGGGTAAGTACTTGGATATTAGGGAGTATATTACGTTAGGTCTCTCTCCCTTTTCGCCTTTATATGAGTTTTCTGCAAGGCAAGCTGCTGTGCAAGCACCGCAACCGGTACATAGGTTCAGATCAATTACCATTACAGGCTTCAACTCACATCACCTTCTTTACTTTGACTTTAAAATCAACTAACAAATGAGTTCCCGTAATTGGATCTATATGATAGGGAGTCTGTAACTTGTTCAATGCTAGATACTTATATTTTGCAAACGGAAGGTCCACTTCGAAACCGTAGTTCGCTGGGATGAAGACAGTTGTCGGTTCTATAGCATTGGTAACCTTAGCTGGACCCCTAACGCATCCCCACTCGCTGCATACTTCGATTAAGTCACCGTTCTCTATTCCGAGTTCTTTCGCGCGAGCTTTGTTTATCCAAATTCCAGTGTCGTCGAGTAGGTAAGCCAAGACAGGGTTATCTTGAGTGGACGTATAACTCATGTTTCTTAGTTTTCCAGTAGTTGCAACGAATTCGTCCTTTCCTAAGGCCCCTCTCATCCATAATGGAGGTACCCATGTGGGAAGCGGATGCCACTCCGGCTTTATCTCGCCCTTTCTCTTCTTTATCAAATTGAGTAACTTCAGAGGAAGTATTTCCACTTTACCGCTTGCCGTATTGAGCCAGCCGTTAGTCAATATTTTCTCGTTCATTTCTAGTCCCCACTCCTCCGAGGTTTGATATACTATTCCGTTCTTCATTATATCATTATAGTTTATTCCCATTTTCTCGCACTGCAACTTAATCAATTCGTTCGTAAAGAAGTGTTTCTCGCCGCTATACTTCTTGGCTACTTCAACCAATTCTTCTTCGCATGCTGGACAGATGGCTTTCGCAACCCCTCTAGCATACGCTTCAATAGCATTGGAATCGACTTCCTTCAATAGGTCTAGAACGAACTCGTGGAAAGCCTTGCAGTCGCTATCTAAGGCTTGACCACCGACCATGAATCCCTTAGCGAGACTGAAGGGTATGCCACTTACTTGGTTGGGCCTCTCTAGGTAACTACATTCCGGGATGAAGACGTCCGAGTATAGGACAGTGTCGTCCTTCAGAAGCCCGAAGTCAAATATCAAGTTTACGTTTTTACTTCTCGCTATCTTCTGGAAGGCTTCTCCCATCATCGTTCTCGCAGGGTTTCCTCCTAGCACTAATATGACCCATCCGCGCTCCTTTTCAATTAGCTTAAGCAAACCAAAGTAGTTCCTTCCCCAAGGAAGCAACGGACCCTTAGTCTTGGTTCCATCTGACAGCTCTATCTCGGTTTCGTTTTCTTGAGACCACAAGTCGGAAGGTTTATCGGAAACTGGGGGTCCGGCCACCGGCGGAGAACCTCTTTGTAGAACCGTAGTAATTCCACCCATTGATAGGACTACTCCACCTCTTCTAAGGAGGCTTCCAAGTAGTATTGATAGTACTGCAGCAGCTCTGTAGGTCTGGAAGTGATTGTAAAACTTGTTGGCGCTCCATCCAGGTTCTATTGAAACGGGC is a genomic window containing:
- a CDS encoding molybdopterin-containing oxidoreductase family protein: MKEIREVPHICRMCTASCSVIMEVMDGEVVRIRGNPNAIYHNDGRICPRGNSGIYLQDMPSRLTKPLIRNGGRRGEWNFRESSYQEALSIVANEIRMLKEKGESNKVVVILGQAIAARHNPEVVGALSKALGTPNVIVMPLSTCIGSKLVAWGFSGVPGHHAYLVPDYKRTRFYLSFGRNLGGSVAVGQTRKAGIGKRKYELVVVDPRLSEWAIVADKWIPIRPGTDLALLLALINVILNEKLYDEEYLIKYTNAPMLVNPTTLEPIETKEVKLKNPMKEFSAIDFLVYDEASESFKFSREAKLPSLYFEGDYNGVKVTTVFNVLRKHVEEYTPEWAEEVTGVPASVIRDLAKEMGSVKPVSIEPGWSANKFYNHFQTYRAAAVLSILLGSLLRRGGVVLSMGGITTVLQRGSPPVAGPPVSDKPSDLWSQENETEIELSDGTKTKGPLLPWGRNYFGLLKLIEKERGWVILVLGGNPARTMMGEAFQKIARSKNVNLIFDFGLLKDDTVLYSDVFIPECSYLERPNQVSGIPFSLAKGFMVGGQALDSDCKAFHEFVLDLLKEVDSNAIEAYARGVAKAICPACEEELVEVAKKYSGEKHFFTNELIKLQCEKMGINYNDIMKNGIVYQTSEEWGLEMNEKILTNGWLNTASGKVEILPLKLLNLIKKRKGEIKPEWHPLPTWVPPLWMRGALGKDEFVATTGKLRNMSYTSTQDNPVLAYLLDDTGIWINKARAKELGIENGDLIEVCSEWGCVRGPAKVTNAIEPTTVFIPANYGFEVDLPFAKYKYLALNKLQTPYHIDPITGTHLLVDFKVKVKKVM
- a CDS encoding 4Fe-4S dicluster domain-containing protein — encoded protein: MGDANNRRRFLKGIIAASALALLSPPVIYSLNKEEKKVPKVWYEPFILEKNDRYEMYKALGYVIEKDGKRYAANPVLPDKPLVYMKPYHEDRFELEPPGAFKLTERCIRCSLCYFACMRDGNHTIRLGTIKDGSKKVGVPIVWNLMDYPCTLCMSCAKACPTGALEEIEPKKVKMGIALIDPDLCWAWNSGDCYSCAKACPYGSEVFKFTFNEFGVHTEVIPERCTGCGQCIPACPVVGAAIHVYPKEVYEERVKNFKNTGMSYEEYTKLIKKIENEDPEKATWRYTINADYIINKRGLIKEKIVSEF
- a CDS encoding 4Fe-4S binding protein, with product MINIEKLKKSLKGRPPRGKYTFLRRFLQLSLLTLFTTQALFHGYFIEGSFASSKTLLDLALSVFFVIASYHFWKATLSLSKESGKVKYLGLIGGSLATIGAILALYSLFTGLGLDVTAIIRVGTKQEPKEVLNYTGIAAWITFILGGTLYLGYLWRISKEGAGLLKFSMNASAIFLAMAVVTFLITENLLVVLGSTAAVAAAISFGLYAEEMVTKDERIKRLAYALGITSIALGVLTLVSYFVSLKNVGTFYYPMMDPIAWIEYLAASRGFTLESVIAVLVVVFLYSVLGRFFCGWVCPMDLLFSIFEKKLNMPRDPPQIRFHKATTLEKVVPIAFALAYVVLSYVFAMPFFTNMSPVAGTTKFGAFVVAVLANVPAAFVGSIIAYGYTTLFALVVNVIAEKVFKIKRFWCRFVCPIGALYGFVMNKYSPLRIRIVNEKKCTRCNLCSMACPMSIDIVDYINRNKDIDDYRCFHCGRCVEVCPYGVLSLSFFKKEEK
- a CDS encoding 4Fe-4S dicluster domain-containing protein, with the protein product MKPVMVIDLNLCTGCGACTAACLAENSYKGEKGERPNVIYSLISKYLPIKLYKGRPLKEILKEAKGNPEILNLFEPRTKIVRVEEGEYPNVNVLLWHKMCVHCDDAPCVSVCPTAATYQTKEGIVLVNKEKCILCGACIVACPYGARSVDPSSYTVDKCTFCYHRITKGQKPACVETCPTGARMFGDLDDPNDPIREKVREGVLGTPKGPKEESGKLYFILPSRKV